In one Scyliorhinus torazame isolate Kashiwa2021f unplaced genomic scaffold, sScyTor2.1 scaffold_598, whole genome shotgun sequence genomic region, the following are encoded:
- the LOC140406545 gene encoding uncharacterized protein, with translation MTRTMGKPWKCEDCGKGFRAPCELERHQRSHTGERPFTCPQCEKGFADIGSLRKHERVHTGERPFTCSDCGKGFSQLSSLQIHQRVHTGERPFTCSQCEKGFTDIGSMQRHERVHTGERPFTCSDCGKGFTQLSSLQIHQRVHAGERPFACSQCEKGFTNISNLRRHEQVHTGERPFTCSQCEKGFTDIGNLRRHERVHTGERPFTCSDCGKGFTRLSHLQTHQRVHTGERPFTCSDCGKGFTRLSSLQRHQQVHTG, from the coding sequence atgacccggaccatggggaaaccatggaaatgtgaggattgtgggaagggattcagagccccgtgcgagctggaaaggcatcaacgcagtcacaccggggagaggccattcacctgccctcagtgtgaaaagggattcgctgacattggcagcctgcggaaacatgaacgagttcacactggggagagaccgttcacctgctctgactgtgggaagggattctctcagttatccagcctgcagatccaccagcgagttcacactggagagaggcctttcacctgctctcagtgtgaaaagggattcactgacattggcagcatgcagagacatgaacgagttcacactggggagaggccattcacctgctctgactgtgggaagggattcactcagttgtccagcctgcagatccaccagcgagttcacgctggagagaggcctttcgcctgctctcagtgtgaaaagggattcactaacattagCAACCTACGGAGACACGaacaagttcacactggagagaggcctttcacctgctctcagtgtgaaaagggattcactgacattggcaacctgcggagacacgaacgagttcacactggagagaggccgttcacctgctctgactgtgggaagggattcactcggttatcccacctgcagacacaccagcgagttcacactggagagaggcctttcacctgctctgactgtgggaagggattcactcggttatccagcctgcagagacaccagcaagttcacaccgggtag
- the LOC140406542 gene encoding uncharacterized protein — translation MEKPWKCEDCGKGFRAPCELESHQRSHTGERPFTCSQCEKGFTEMGNLRKHERVHTGERPFTCPQCEKGFTDISSLRTHERVHTGERPFTCPQCEKGFTHIGNLRQHERVHTGERPFTCPQCEKRFNYIGNLRKHERVHTGERPFTCSQCEKRFNVIGSLRQHERVHTGERPFTCSQCEKGFTNIGHLRRHERVHTGERPFTCSQCEKRFNYIGNLRKHERVHTGERPFTCSQCEKRFTNIGHLRRHERVHTGKMPFTCSDCGKGFFQLSDLQSHQRVHTGEKPFICTVCDKGFAHSSHLLKHNVNHTKSRPFKCSDCKRGFKSSQLLMSHQRFHSEERPFSCSHCTKSFSTSSNLRRHQRGHTGESPFTSPTGKRFTRSSLAEPQRHSHQ, via the coding sequence atggagaaaccatggaaatgtgaggattgtgggaagggattcagagccccgtgcgagctggaaagtcatcaacgcagtcacactggagagaggcctttcacctgctctcagtgtgaaaagggattcactgaaatgggcaacctgcggaaacacgaacgagttcacactggagagaggcctttcacctgccctcagtgtgaaaagggattcactgacattagcagcctgcggacacacgaacgagttcacactggagagaggcctttcacctgccctcagtgtgaaaagggattcactcacattggcaacctgcggcaacacgaacgagttcacactggggagaggcctttcacctgccctcagtgtgaaaagagattcaattatattggcaacctgcggaaacacgaacgagttcacactggagagaggcctttcacctgctctcagtgtgaaaagagattcaatgtcattggcagcctgcggcaacacgaacgagttcacactggggagaggccattcacctgctctcagtgtgaaaagggattcactaacattggccacctgcggagacacgaacgagttcacactggagagaggcctttcacctgctctcagtgtgaaaagagattcaattatattggcaacctgcggaaacacgaacgagttcacactggagagaggcctttcacctgctctcagtgtgaaaagagattcactaacattggccacctgcggaggcacgaacgagttcacaccgggaagatgccattcacctgctctgactgtgggaagggattctttcAGTTGTCCGACCTGCAgagtcaccagagagttcacaccggggagaagccgttcatctgcactgtgtgtgataagggatttgctcattcatcccacctgctgaaacacaatgtcaatcacaccaagagcaggccctttaaatgctctgactgcaagaggggtttcaaaagctctcagctactgatgtcccaccagcgctttcactctgaggagagaccgttcagctgctctcattgcacaaagagctttagtaCCTCATCCaacttgcggagacaccagcgaggtcacactggggagagcccgttcacctcgccgactgggaaaagattcactcggtcatcacttgctgagccacaacgtcactcacaccaatga